Proteins from one Ramlibacter sp. PS4R-6 genomic window:
- a CDS encoding glycine-rich domain-containing protein, whose product MGRLAISLRVARALPWLLFFTWIVVVTGAANGWWRAGPSWGFPFILSVIAGAAAYGWQRWRRERIIRESALPQYLKMKLRKAYPHLSQKDAELVERGLRQYFLACSRSKRQFVSMPSRVVDSMWHEFILHTQAYRHWCNTALGWFLHHTPAEALGGEPRRNDGLRRAWYWACKDEAINPRLPTRLPLLFALDTKLAIENGFKYVPDCHDINRKADGSVGFAYCGTDFGDGGAFGGDAGSFGGAESSDGSGADGGGDGGCGGGGCGGGGD is encoded by the coding sequence ATGGGCCGACTTGCCATTTCGCTGCGTGTGGCGCGGGCGCTGCCGTGGCTGCTGTTTTTCACGTGGATCGTCGTCGTCACCGGCGCCGCCAACGGGTGGTGGCGCGCCGGCCCCAGCTGGGGCTTCCCCTTCATCCTGTCGGTGATCGCGGGCGCGGCCGCCTACGGCTGGCAGCGCTGGCGGCGCGAACGCATCATCCGCGAAAGCGCGCTGCCGCAATACCTCAAGATGAAGCTGCGCAAGGCCTACCCGCACCTGTCGCAGAAGGATGCGGAGCTCGTGGAGCGCGGCCTGCGGCAGTACTTCCTGGCCTGCAGCCGCAGCAAGCGCCAGTTCGTCAGCATGCCTTCGCGCGTGGTCGACTCCATGTGGCACGAGTTCATCCTGCACACGCAGGCCTACCGCCACTGGTGCAACACGGCGCTGGGCTGGTTCCTGCACCACACGCCCGCCGAAGCGCTGGGCGGTGAACCCAGGCGCAACGACGGTTTGCGCCGTGCGTGGTACTGGGCCTGCAAGGACGAAGCGATCAACCCGAGGTTGCCGACGCGCCTGCCGTTGCTCTTCGCGCTGGACACGAAGCTCGCGATCGAGAACGGGTTCAAGTACGTGCCCGATTGCCACGACATCAACCGCAAGGCGGATGGGTCGGTGGGGTTCGCGTATTGCGGCACGGACTTCGGGGACGGCGGGGCGTTCGGTGGGGACGCGGGTAGCTTCGGGGGCGCGGAGTCGTCGGATGGGAGTGGGGCGGATGGCGGGGGAGACGGTGGGTGTGGCGGCGGTGGGTGCGGAGGTGGAGGCGATTGA
- a CDS encoding pyridoxamine 5'-phosphate oxidase family protein, giving the protein MSEAPNLRRADRQMPDDEAWNALRSAYCGRVATASASGEPYVCPMLFVVKGGEIWFHNTHAEGHLRRNVDQNARACFEVDDPGEVFAYGRFACDTGLAYRSVVAYGAVRIVDEAEAKAGFFDALMARYYPTDPDRPRGFYPRLDGVTVYAIAVERITGKQTVLPAAEDLWPARDRTQTPGARPPAG; this is encoded by the coding sequence ATGAGCGAAGCCCCCAACCTGCGCCGCGCCGACAGGCAGATGCCCGACGACGAGGCCTGGAACGCGCTGCGGTCCGCGTACTGCGGCCGGGTCGCGACGGCCAGCGCCTCCGGCGAGCCCTACGTGTGCCCGATGCTGTTCGTCGTGAAGGGCGGCGAGATCTGGTTCCACAACACGCACGCCGAGGGGCACCTTCGGCGCAACGTCGACCAGAACGCCCGCGCGTGTTTCGAGGTGGACGACCCGGGCGAAGTGTTCGCGTACGGCCGCTTCGCCTGCGACACGGGGCTGGCCTATCGCAGCGTCGTGGCGTACGGCGCAGTGCGCATCGTCGACGAAGCCGAAGCGAAAGCCGGGTTCTTCGACGCGCTGATGGCACGCTACTACCCCACCGACCCGGACCGCCCGCGCGGCTTCTACCCGCGCCTGGACGGAGTCACCGTCTATGCGATTGCCGTGGAGCGCATCACGGGCAAGCAGACGGTGCTCCCAGCCGCCGAAGACTTGTGGCCGGCGCGAGACCGCACGCAGACACCCGGGGCCCGCCCGCCCGCCGGCTAA
- a CDS encoding VOC family protein, which translates to MPMLDSYLFFDGNCAEAMRFYERVTGGKLLAMMKYGESPVPQDPAHCGPGDMDRIMHAHILIDGRNLMASDSPKGQHKPMQGFSLSLFYDTPEEAKKKFDMLADGGQTFMPWGPTFWANGFGMCVDKFGTPWMVSGGAVNAPPQG; encoded by the coding sequence ATGCCCATGCTCGACAGCTACCTGTTCTTCGACGGCAACTGCGCCGAGGCCATGCGCTTCTACGAGCGCGTCACCGGCGGCAAGCTGCTGGCGATGATGAAGTACGGCGAATCGCCCGTGCCCCAGGACCCGGCCCACTGCGGCCCCGGCGACATGGACCGCATCATGCATGCGCACATCCTCATCGACGGCCGCAACCTGATGGCCAGCGACTCGCCCAAGGGCCAGCACAAGCCGATGCAGGGCTTCTCGCTTTCGCTCTTCTACGACACGCCCGAGGAAGCGAAGAAGAAGTTCGACATGCTCGCCGACGGCGGCCAGACCTTCATGCCCTGGGGCCCGACGTTCTGGGCCAATGGTTTCGGCATGTGCGTCGACAAATTCGGCACGCCATGGATGGTGAGCGGCGGGGCGGTGAACGCGCCGCCGCAGGGCTGA
- a CDS encoding restriction endonuclease has product MNHAPDWVETLPGPWWADGAIVVAAFVLLFALSAFLRRRYRVRLARVVSASRSADAFAALSLREFQIVVGDAFRAQGYEVRELHGPDLEGGVDMELRRDGEFYIAQCTHWQTYKVPASAVRELYMEMDSRGASGAFLVTAGTFSEDARAFVQGTDVQLVDGGKLVELVGQR; this is encoded by the coding sequence ATGAACCACGCCCCGGATTGGGTGGAGACGTTGCCGGGCCCGTGGTGGGCCGACGGCGCCATCGTCGTCGCCGCCTTCGTGCTGCTGTTCGCGCTGTCGGCCTTCCTGCGCCGCCGCTACCGCGTGCGGCTCGCGCGCGTCGTCAGCGCGTCGCGCAGCGCCGATGCCTTCGCCGCGCTGTCTCTGCGTGAATTCCAGATCGTCGTGGGCGACGCGTTCCGCGCGCAGGGCTACGAGGTGCGGGAACTGCACGGGCCGGACCTGGAAGGCGGCGTCGACATGGAGCTGCGCCGCGACGGCGAGTTCTACATCGCGCAGTGCACGCACTGGCAGACCTACAAGGTGCCGGCCTCCGCAGTCCGCGAGCTGTACATGGAGATGGACAGCCGCGGGGCCAGCGGCGCCTTCCTGGTCACCGCGGGCACGTTCAGCGAGGACGCCCGTGCGTTCGTCCAGGGCACGGACGTGCAACTGGTCGATGGCGGGAAGCTCGTCGAGCTGGTGGGGCAGCGCTAG
- a CDS encoding bactofilin family protein yields the protein MTDISRAIRRAFLAAALVLPAIHAVAAGDDSAAIIIDNDSNMVVIGGRVVPPHPIPQNFAAAGGRIVVDKPIGHNAGLAGGSVEIRAPIGGKLGAAGGSITIDAAVGSSVGAAGGEVRIAKNGSIGGTARITGSRLDVDGVVRGSLHAVGEILTINGEVQGDVDAEVEQLVLGPGAKVGGNIKYIAGSEIVKGEGATIGGQVVRRDSASLAHEASRSEGARTAITVIGFIATAMVFLVVLACGAIFLAVAPIFSVEAPDRLRASPGKSFGMGLLTVVGAPILAVLLMITIVGIPVGILIFALYPLALLLGFVVGILWLASWITQLARKPPPPTVARAIGYFAIALLAATIVSKIPVLGGFLVGLLLLMGVGALEVELFRRMRAGSGAMRGRVEVVRP from the coding sequence ATGACGGACATCTCGCGCGCGATCCGCCGCGCATTCCTTGCGGCGGCTCTCGTGCTGCCGGCGATCCACGCCGTGGCCGCCGGCGACGACTCGGCCGCGATCATCATCGACAACGACAGCAACATGGTGGTCATCGGCGGCCGCGTGGTGCCGCCGCATCCCATCCCGCAGAACTTCGCGGCCGCCGGCGGGCGCATCGTCGTCGACAAGCCCATCGGCCACAACGCGGGCCTCGCGGGCGGATCGGTGGAGATCCGCGCGCCCATCGGCGGCAAGCTGGGCGCCGCGGGGGGCAGCATCACCATCGACGCCGCGGTGGGCAGCAGCGTGGGCGCGGCGGGCGGCGAGGTGCGCATCGCGAAGAACGGTTCCATCGGCGGCACGGCGCGCATCACCGGCAGCCGGCTCGACGTGGACGGCGTGGTGCGCGGCAGCCTGCACGCGGTCGGCGAAATCCTCACGATCAACGGCGAGGTGCAAGGCGACGTCGACGCCGAGGTCGAGCAGCTCGTGCTCGGCCCGGGCGCGAAGGTCGGCGGCAACATCAAGTACATCGCGGGCAGCGAGATCGTGAAGGGCGAGGGCGCCACCATCGGCGGCCAGGTGGTGCGCCGCGACTCGGCGTCGCTCGCCCACGAAGCGTCGCGCAGCGAAGGCGCGCGCACGGCGATCACGGTGATCGGCTTCATCGCCACCGCGATGGTGTTCCTCGTCGTGCTGGCCTGCGGCGCCATCTTCCTGGCGGTCGCGCCGATCTTCAGCGTGGAGGCGCCGGACCGCCTGCGCGCGAGCCCCGGCAAGTCCTTCGGCATGGGCCTGCTCACGGTGGTGGGCGCGCCCATCCTCGCCGTGCTGCTCATGATCACCATCGTCGGCATCCCGGTGGGCATCCTCATCTTCGCGCTGTACCCGCTGGCGCTGCTGCTCGGCTTCGTCGTCGGCATCCTGTGGCTCGCGAGCTGGATCACGCAGCTGGCCAGGAAGCCGCCGCCGCCCACGGTGGCGCGCGCGATCGGCTACTTCGCCATCGCGCTGCTCGCGGCCACCATCGTCAGCAAGATCCCCGTGCTGGGCGGCTTCCTCGTGGGCCTGCTCCTGCTGATGGGCGTGGGCGCGCTGGAGGTGGAGCTGTTCCGCCGCATGCGCGCCGGCTCCGGCGCGATGCGCGGGCGCGTCGAAGTGGTGCGGCCCTAG
- a CDS encoding amidase, translating into MQEITDRGATALSRSIHSKEVSCREVMQAFLARIAQLNPSFNAIVNLAPQDTLLAQADAYDKELAGGASRGWLHGIPVAIKDAADAVGFPTTKGCELLANNKPVRDSVMAARMKDAGCIVIGKTTTPELGLGSHTFSTLWGATHNAWDTHVSAGGSSGGAAVCLAQRMLPIADGSDFMGSLRNPAGWNHCYGFRPTQGRVPQAFNNDVWIDMLSTEGPMARNVEDLGRLLLTQSGYDPRAPLSLQSAIEWRYEPDVSVLKGLRIGWLADLDGHLATDDGVLDVCEDALKHFTSAGAVVEEIPLGFDPAKVWDSWLAWRRAVAGPRVGALMHLPGAREKIKPEAQWEYECSQGMKFPEFRRATETRSAFYKHVAGLFDKWDVLVLPTAQVWPFDVSMRWPNEIAGRHMDTYHRWMEVTTYATLVGIPSLAVPAGFHANGKWPMGIQLMARHSADAFLLRVAAAYEQVRRDFIALRPPQP; encoded by the coding sequence ATGCAAGAGATCACCGATCGGGGCGCTACCGCGCTCTCCCGCAGCATCCATTCGAAAGAAGTTTCCTGCCGCGAGGTGATGCAGGCCTTCCTGGCCCGCATCGCGCAGCTCAATCCCAGCTTCAATGCCATCGTCAACCTGGCGCCGCAGGACACGCTACTCGCGCAAGCCGATGCGTACGACAAGGAGCTGGCGGGCGGCGCTTCGCGCGGGTGGCTGCACGGCATCCCGGTCGCGATCAAGGACGCCGCCGACGCGGTGGGTTTCCCCACGACGAAGGGCTGCGAGCTGCTCGCCAACAACAAGCCGGTGCGCGACAGCGTGATGGCCGCGCGCATGAAGGACGCGGGCTGCATCGTGATCGGCAAGACCACGACGCCCGAGCTCGGGCTGGGCTCGCACACCTTCAGCACGCTGTGGGGCGCCACGCACAACGCGTGGGACACGCACGTGAGCGCCGGCGGCTCCAGCGGCGGCGCGGCCGTGTGCCTGGCGCAGCGCATGCTGCCCATCGCCGACGGCTCCGACTTCATGGGGTCGCTGCGCAACCCCGCGGGCTGGAACCACTGCTACGGCTTCCGCCCCACGCAGGGCCGCGTGCCGCAGGCGTTCAACAACGACGTGTGGATCGACATGCTGTCCACCGAAGGGCCGATGGCGCGCAACGTCGAGGACCTGGGGCGGCTGCTCCTGACGCAAAGCGGCTACGACCCGCGCGCGCCGCTGTCGCTGCAGTCGGCCATCGAATGGCGCTACGAGCCCGATGTGTCCGTGCTGAAAGGCCTGCGCATCGGCTGGCTCGCGGACCTCGACGGGCACCTCGCCACCGACGACGGCGTGCTCGACGTGTGCGAGGACGCGCTGAAGCATTTCACGTCGGCCGGGGCGGTGGTCGAGGAGATCCCGCTCGGCTTCGACCCGGCGAAGGTGTGGGACAGCTGGCTCGCGTGGCGGCGTGCCGTCGCCGGCCCTCGCGTGGGCGCGTTGATGCACCTGCCCGGCGCCCGGGAGAAGATCAAGCCCGAGGCGCAGTGGGAATACGAATGCTCGCAAGGCATGAAGTTCCCCGAGTTCCGCCGCGCGACCGAGACGCGCTCGGCCTTCTACAAGCACGTGGCCGGCCTCTTCGATAAATGGGACGTGCTGGTGCTGCCGACGGCGCAGGTCTGGCCCTTCGACGTGAGCATGCGCTGGCCCAACGAAATCGCCGGGCGGCACATGGACACGTACCACCGCTGGATGGAAGTGACCACCTACGCGACGCTCGTGGGCATCCCGTCGCTGGCCGTGCCCGCAGGCTTCCATGCCAACGGCAAGTGGCCGATGGGCATCCAGCTGATGGCGCGCCACAGCGCCGATGCCTTCCTGCTGCGCGTGGCGGCCGCGTACGAGCAGGTGCGCCGCGACTTCATCGCCTTGCGCCCGCCGCAGCCGTGA
- a CDS encoding helix-turn-helix transcriptional regulator: MSAAPHRCRVIASPDAGVYATEVDSARHYARHWHTTYGFGLIARGAHRSASPQGAVDAFEGDIVCMNPGDVHDGRPLGGPSRRWFTVYIEPGVFGGIAGRSDVAFTKAAFGDARVRRAVGALLHAMEHGESLAFEEALVAACGLMLRGHSTLVVRDEEADGDLERVRERLADGTEAPSLDELAALSGLGKFQLLRRFRRRFGVTPHDWLVQRRAERARALIREGVALGDAAAACGFADQSHMTRVFVQRFGFTPGAWRAGAISFKTRA; the protein is encoded by the coding sequence GTGAGCGCCGCCCCGCACCGCTGCCGCGTGATCGCGTCGCCCGATGCAGGCGTGTACGCCACCGAGGTCGACAGCGCGCGGCACTACGCCCGGCACTGGCACACCACCTATGGCTTCGGGCTGATCGCGCGCGGCGCGCACCGCTCCGCCAGCCCGCAGGGCGCGGTCGATGCGTTCGAGGGCGACATCGTCTGCATGAACCCCGGCGACGTGCACGACGGGCGGCCGCTGGGCGGGCCGTCGCGGCGCTGGTTCACCGTGTACATCGAGCCCGGGGTGTTCGGCGGCATCGCGGGCCGCAGCGACGTCGCCTTCACCAAGGCGGCGTTCGGCGATGCACGCGTGCGGCGCGCGGTCGGCGCGCTCCTGCACGCGATGGAGCACGGCGAATCGCTGGCGTTCGAGGAGGCGCTGGTGGCCGCGTGCGGCCTGATGCTGCGGGGCCACTCGACGCTGGTCGTGCGCGACGAGGAGGCCGACGGCGACCTCGAGCGCGTGCGCGAGCGGCTGGCCGACGGCACCGAAGCGCCTTCGCTCGACGAGCTGGCCGCGCTGTCGGGCCTGGGCAAGTTCCAGCTGCTGCGGCGCTTCCGCCGGCGCTTCGGCGTCACGCCGCACGACTGGCTGGTGCAGCGCCGCGCCGAGCGCGCGCGTGCGCTGATCCGCGAGGGCGTGGCGCTCGGCGACGCGGCGGCGGCCTGCGGCTTCGCCGACCAGAGCCACATGACGCGCGTCTTCGTGCAGCGCTTCGGCTTCACGCCCGGCGCCTGGCGCGCGGGCGCAATTTCGTTCAAGACGCGGGCCTGA
- a CDS encoding B3/B4 domain-containing protein — translation MEFSHHPQIWSRYPELAAAALFVRGIDAKADVSQHVAAFNTTARQRLAAVESESELPEVNAWRRVFSRMGLKPTQYRCASESLLRRFRKEGELPAIHPLIDVCNAASLAYAIPVAALDVAKVEWPLQVRLAEGTERYLPFGGDVEHPDPGEVSFVDASGQAHARRWTHRQSGLSAVRDETRDVLVVMEAVHPGGRADVGALAAALAQAIASAWGVTVQQGRLEPHQPTISFG, via the coding sequence ATGGAGTTCAGCCACCACCCGCAGATCTGGTCGCGCTATCCCGAGCTCGCGGCCGCCGCGCTGTTCGTGCGCGGCATCGACGCGAAGGCCGATGTCTCGCAGCATGTCGCGGCCTTCAACACCACGGCGCGCCAGCGCCTGGCCGCCGTCGAATCGGAAAGCGAGCTGCCCGAGGTGAACGCCTGGCGCCGCGTGTTCTCGCGCATGGGCCTGAAGCCCACGCAGTACCGCTGCGCGTCGGAGTCGCTCCTGCGGCGCTTCCGCAAGGAAGGCGAGCTGCCCGCCATCCACCCGCTGATCGACGTGTGCAACGCGGCGTCGCTGGCGTATGCGATCCCGGTCGCGGCGCTCGACGTCGCCAAGGTCGAATGGCCGCTGCAGGTGCGCCTGGCGGAGGGCACGGAGCGCTACCTCCCCTTCGGCGGCGACGTCGAGCATCCCGACCCCGGCGAGGTGAGCTTCGTCGACGCCTCGGGCCAGGCCCACGCGCGGCGCTGGACGCACCGCCAAAGCGGCCTGTCGGCGGTGCGCGATGAAACGCGAGATGTCCTGGTCGTCATGGAAGCCGTCCACCCGGGCGGCCGCGCGGACGTGGGCGCGCTGGCGGCCGCCCTCGCGCAGGCGATCGCGTCCGCCTGGGGCGTTACGGTCCAGCAGGGGCGGCTGGAGCCGCACCAGCCCACGATTTCCTTCGGCTGA
- a CDS encoding hybrid sensor histidine kinase/response regulator, with product MSPVSRGTTGPLRMRLLLLAASGLVPLVMVLAWGVSHLYDEQRNSAQRSALEISRALATAVEAEVRSITALLDQMSTSDELERADLRAFHLSTRRSAQQLGWRQVVLADAEGHLLFRSNQPFDRFDPQPVDPDSLNEVVRTKKPLVSRVVVSPSDKVETFVVRVPVVRGEHVVYILSAVLSTEVIHKVLARQNIPVGSVASVFDQTGRRMARSRPPVSAPPNPSLTRLLAGGATQGVGMTTTTEGEQVYTGFTRLHSFGWVVSVGTSVNEANRSFYALLGAIALGLGASLALALVLAWVLARRVSEPIERLKEAASALGRGAPVHVPTLEISELDDVAVALRTAAMERDLATQERVEALRIAEDANRSKDQFLAMLGHELRNPLAPIANAVQLMALKGDEATAQERRIIERQLVHVTRLVDDLLDVSRITTGRLTLARRPVNVAHILEQVVDAIQPLLMKRTLLLELDPEVHGAWIEGDEVRLVQVFNNLLVNAVKFTPSGGEIHVRAHVAGEDVRVEVRDDGIGMASDELKRVFELFYQAPQNTDRSRGGLGLGLPIVRSLVQMHGGSVKATSEGPGRGACIEVTLPLASPPEQAAPSAPMALEKGSGRVMVVDDNEDAADTCATLLEMSGYAVKVAYTPDAALKLLEEWTPDVAILDIGLPGMSGYELAREFRQRNYGGRLAALTGYGQAADMAASKVAGFDAHLTKPVSPQELLELVAKLSEGAPA from the coding sequence ATGAGCCCGGTCTCGCGTGGTACCACCGGCCCGCTGCGGATGCGCCTGCTGCTCCTGGCCGCGAGCGGCCTCGTGCCGCTGGTGATGGTGCTGGCCTGGGGCGTGAGCCACCTCTACGACGAACAGCGCAACTCCGCGCAGCGTTCCGCGTTGGAAATTTCGCGCGCGCTCGCGACCGCCGTGGAGGCCGAGGTGCGCTCCATCACGGCGCTGCTCGACCAGATGAGCACGTCCGACGAGCTGGAACGCGCGGACCTGCGCGCCTTCCACCTGTCCACGCGGCGCAGCGCGCAGCAGCTCGGGTGGCGGCAGGTCGTGCTGGCCGATGCGGAAGGCCACCTCCTCTTCCGCTCGAACCAGCCCTTCGACCGCTTCGACCCGCAGCCGGTCGACCCGGACAGCCTGAACGAGGTGGTGCGCACGAAGAAGCCGCTGGTGTCGCGCGTGGTGGTCTCGCCATCCGACAAGGTCGAGACCTTCGTGGTACGGGTTCCGGTCGTGCGCGGCGAACACGTCGTCTACATCCTGTCGGCGGTGCTGTCGACCGAGGTGATCCACAAGGTGCTGGCGCGGCAGAACATCCCCGTGGGCTCGGTGGCCTCGGTGTTCGACCAGACCGGGCGGCGCATGGCGCGCTCGCGCCCGCCGGTCAGCGCCCCGCCGAACCCCTCGCTCACGCGCCTGCTCGCCGGCGGCGCCACGCAAGGCGTCGGCATGACCACCACGACCGAAGGCGAGCAGGTGTACACCGGCTTCACGCGCCTGCACTCGTTCGGCTGGGTCGTGTCGGTGGGCACCTCGGTGAACGAAGCCAACCGCTCCTTCTATGCGTTGCTGGGCGCGATCGCGCTGGGCCTGGGCGCATCGCTCGCGCTCGCGCTGGTGCTCGCCTGGGTGCTCGCGCGCCGCGTGAGCGAACCGATCGAGAGGCTCAAGGAAGCGGCGAGCGCGCTGGGCCGGGGCGCCCCCGTGCACGTGCCCACGCTGGAAATCAGCGAGCTCGACGACGTGGCCGTGGCCTTGCGCACGGCGGCGATGGAGCGCGACCTCGCGACGCAGGAGCGCGTGGAGGCGCTGCGCATCGCCGAGGACGCCAACCGCAGCAAGGACCAGTTCCTCGCGATGCTGGGCCACGAGCTGCGCAACCCGCTGGCGCCGATCGCCAACGCGGTGCAACTGATGGCGCTCAAGGGCGACGAGGCGACCGCGCAGGAGCGCCGCATCATCGAGCGCCAGCTGGTGCACGTCACGCGCCTGGTCGACGACCTGCTGGACGTCTCGCGCATCACGACCGGGCGCCTGACGCTCGCGCGGCGGCCGGTGAACGTGGCCCACATCCTGGAGCAGGTGGTCGACGCGATCCAGCCCCTGCTGATGAAGCGCACGCTGCTGCTGGAGCTGGACCCGGAAGTGCACGGCGCATGGATCGAAGGCGACGAGGTGCGGCTGGTGCAGGTGTTCAACAACCTCCTGGTCAACGCCGTCAAGTTCACGCCGAGCGGCGGCGAGATCCACGTCCGGGCGCACGTGGCCGGCGAGGACGTGCGCGTCGAGGTGCGCGACGACGGCATCGGCATGGCGAGCGACGAACTCAAGCGCGTGTTCGAACTGTTCTACCAGGCCCCGCAGAACACCGACCGCTCGCGCGGCGGGCTGGGCCTGGGCCTGCCCATCGTGCGCAGCCTGGTCCAGATGCACGGCGGCTCGGTGAAGGCGACCAGCGAAGGCCCCGGGCGCGGCGCCTGCATCGAAGTGACGCTGCCCCTGGCGTCGCCGCCCGAGCAGGCGGCCCCCTCTGCGCCGATGGCGCTCGAAAAGGGGTCCGGCCGCGTGATGGTCGTGGACGACAACGAGGACGCGGCCGACACCTGCGCGACGCTGCTGGAGATGTCGGGCTATGCCGTGAAGGTGGCGTACACGCCCGACGCGGCGCTGAAGCTGCTCGAGGAATGGACGCCCGACGTGGCCATCCTCGACATCGGCCTGCCCGGCATGAGCGGCTACGAGCTGGCGCGCGAATTCCGCCAGCGCAACTACGGCGGGCGGCTCGCGGCACTCACGGGCTACGGGCAGGCGGCGGACATGGCGGCCTCGAAGGTGGCCGGCTTCGATGCGCACCTGACGAAACCGGTGTCGCCGCAGGAGTTGCTCGAGCTCGTCGCCAAGCTCAGCGAGGGCGCGCCGGCCTAG
- a CDS encoding plasmid stabilization protein: protein MPRGDKSSYTDKQKRQAEHIEEGYEKRGVGKKEAESRAWATVNKETGGGKKSGSGRGKAVNHSSSKKGGEKGGRASASRSAAERSASAKKAAATRKRNAAKK from the coding sequence ATGCCCCGCGGAGACAAGTCCTCCTACACCGACAAGCAGAAACGCCAGGCCGAGCACATCGAGGAAGGCTACGAGAAGCGCGGCGTCGGCAAGAAGGAAGCGGAATCGCGCGCCTGGGCCACCGTCAACAAGGAAACGGGCGGCGGCAAGAAGAGCGGCTCGGGCCGCGGCAAGGCCGTGAACCACAGCTCCTCGAAGAAGGGCGGCGAGAAGGGCGGGCGCGCCTCCGCGTCGCGCTCCGCCGCCGAGCGCTCGGCTTCCGCCAAGAAGGCGGCCGCCACGCGCAAGCGCAACGCTGCGAAGAAGTAG
- a CDS encoding BON domain-containing protein: protein MKALAFAALVMPACGAFGQQVGNLFNDPFVQVTAGLPGCPVPRGPYITEEKARVQQHVRSQHGNSCYRSGRCRLPNSYLYDAELVPRVQTFIRADGRFNDTSLWIVGERRIVTVMGCVRTQEQAIALERAITLVDDVSNVIPYVMVGTQGAPPYKVVGDTQPD, encoded by the coding sequence ATGAAAGCCCTGGCCTTCGCCGCGCTCGTCATGCCCGCATGTGGTGCCTTCGGCCAGCAGGTGGGCAACCTTTTCAACGACCCGTTCGTCCAGGTCACCGCCGGCCTGCCCGGCTGCCCCGTGCCGCGCGGGCCGTACATCACCGAGGAGAAGGCGCGCGTGCAGCAGCACGTGCGCTCGCAGCATGGCAACAGCTGCTACCGCTCGGGCCGCTGCCGGCTGCCCAACTCCTACCTCTATGACGCGGAGCTGGTCCCGCGCGTGCAGACCTTCATCCGCGCCGACGGCCGCTTCAACGACACGAGCCTGTGGATCGTGGGCGAGCGCCGCATCGTCACGGTCATGGGCTGCGTGAGGACGCAGGAGCAGGCGATAGCCCTGGAGCGCGCCATCACGCTGGTCGACGACGTGTCGAACGTGATCCCGTACGTCATGGTCGGCACGCAGGGCGCGCCCCCGTACAAGGTGGTGGGCGACACCCAGCCCGATTGA
- a CDS encoding RcnB family protein — MKTTAILCTALAATLGFSTAAQARDWDRDGNRQGRDHVQRHDGSRHQERNVERNWQRDHQRSYQDNQTQRYSQRSYAQPQYRAYDNYAPQYRSYGQYTPQYRQAYAPRYYAGGYVPHQYRAQRYWVNDWRSRHLYAPPYGYQWVQTDGGDVLLMALATGLIASAILSQ, encoded by the coding sequence ATGAAAACCACAGCCATCCTCTGCACCGCGCTCGCCGCGACGCTGGGCTTCAGCACCGCCGCGCAGGCGCGCGACTGGGACCGCGACGGCAACCGCCAGGGCCGCGACCACGTGCAGCGCCACGACGGCAGCCGCCACCAGGAACGCAACGTGGAGCGCAACTGGCAGCGCGACCACCAGCGCAGCTACCAGGACAACCAGACCCAGCGCTACTCGCAGCGCAGCTACGCGCAGCCGCAATACCGCGCGTACGACAACTACGCGCCGCAGTACCGCTCGTACGGCCAGTACACGCCGCAGTACCGGCAGGCATACGCCCCGCGCTACTACGCCGGCGGCTACGTGCCCCACCAGTACCGCGCGCAGCGCTACTGGGTGAACGACTGGCGCTCCCGCCACCTCTACGCCCCGCCCTATGGCTACCAGTGGGTCCAGACGGATGGCGGCGACGTGCTCCTGATGGCGCTGGCCACGGGCCTCATTGCCAGCGCGATCCTGTCGCAGTGA
- a CDS encoding RcnB family protein, producing the protein MNKTLVMGAVLAAASFGAAAQPDYGAYRDSQIQAQQQYQAPQPGSEHYNPELDPRSPQYNANNVPPGHAYANDPQRSQYQSVSPGYEYDRQARVFGQRFRAGGYAPQFRSEQYWVRDWRARRLDRPPQGYRWVQADNGEVLLMAQDSGRIARVIGRR; encoded by the coding sequence ATGAACAAGACCCTCGTGATGGGCGCCGTGCTGGCAGCCGCCAGCTTCGGGGCCGCAGCCCAGCCGGACTACGGCGCATACCGCGACTCGCAGATCCAGGCACAGCAGCAGTACCAGGCGCCGCAGCCGGGTTCGGAGCACTACAACCCCGAGCTCGACCCGCGCAGCCCGCAGTACAACGCGAACAACGTGCCGCCCGGCCACGCGTACGCGAACGACCCGCAGCGCTCGCAGTACCAGTCGGTGTCGCCCGGCTACGAGTACGACCGCCAGGCGCGCGTGTTCGGCCAGCGCTTCCGTGCCGGCGGCTACGCGCCGCAGTTCCGCTCGGAGCAATACTGGGTGCGCGACTGGCGCGCCCGCCGCCTCGACCGGCCGCCGCAGGGCTACCGCTGGGTGCAGGCCGACAACGGAGAGGTGCTGCTGATGGCGCAGGACTCCGGGCGCATCGCGCGCGTCATCGGCCGCCGCTAG